From Rhodococcus sp. B7740, one genomic window encodes:
- a CDS encoding 2-hydroxyacid dehydrogenase, with product MVTVSSEKTSVSQQDSQQGGRVLRVGPLKPSLMDTLVSEYDALVLPEGDEREDFLAAHGSSITAVVTSGRTGVDAALMDRLPQLGAVVNFGVGYDTTDVDAAAERGIAVSNTPDVLTDCVADLAVGLLIDTVRGLSSAERFVRAGRWPAEGNTPLTRQVTGTRVGIIGLGRIGSAIADRLRGFRCEISYHNRNEIDGSPYVYAAGPRALAENVDVLIIAASGGSGTAHLVDRAVLEALGPQGYLINVARGSVVDEEALIELLAAGQLAGAGLDVFAHEPNVPDALVAMDNVVLLPHVGSATVETRAAMEALTLENLDRFLADGTLVTPVTK from the coding sequence ATGGTCACCGTCAGCTCAGAGAAAACCTCTGTGTCGCAGCAGGATTCGCAACAGGGCGGTCGAGTGCTCCGAGTGGGACCACTCAAACCGTCGTTGATGGACACCTTGGTTTCCGAGTACGACGCGCTGGTTCTTCCCGAGGGCGACGAGCGCGAGGACTTTCTGGCCGCACACGGCAGTTCGATCACCGCGGTCGTCACCTCCGGCCGGACCGGAGTCGATGCTGCGCTGATGGACCGGTTGCCCCAGCTCGGAGCCGTCGTCAACTTCGGTGTCGGCTACGACACCACCGACGTCGACGCCGCAGCCGAACGCGGAATCGCCGTGAGCAACACCCCCGACGTGCTGACCGATTGCGTGGCGGACCTGGCTGTCGGCTTGCTGATCGATACCGTGCGCGGGCTCTCGTCCGCCGAGCGATTCGTGCGTGCCGGCCGCTGGCCCGCCGAGGGCAACACGCCACTGACGCGTCAGGTCACCGGCACGCGCGTCGGAATCATCGGACTCGGCCGCATCGGTTCGGCAATTGCCGATCGGCTCAGAGGGTTTCGCTGCGAGATCTCGTACCACAATCGTAACGAGATCGACGGTTCGCCGTATGTCTACGCTGCCGGCCCGAGAGCGCTCGCAGAGAACGTCGACGTGCTGATCATCGCCGCGTCCGGCGGCTCGGGAACTGCGCATCTGGTCGACCGAGCTGTGCTCGAAGCGCTGGGGCCGCAGGGTTATTTGATCAACGTGGCGCGCGGAAGCGTCGTCGACGAGGAAGCGCTGATCGAGTTGCTTGCAGCGGGGCAGCTCGCCGGTGCCGGCCTGGACGTCTTTGCCCACGAACCGAACGTGCCCGACGCTCTGGTGGCGATGGACAACGTGGTGCTGCTGCCGCACGTGGGTAGCGCGACGGTGGAGACCCGCGCCGCGATGGAAGCGCTCACGCTCGAGAACCTCGATCGCTTCCTGGCCGACGGCACCCTCGTCACACCGGTGACGAAGTGA
- a CDS encoding LysR substrate-binding domain-containing protein: protein MFSLNRLSCFIAVAEELHFGRAAERLHMTQPPLSRQIQQLESEVGVQLIDRTSRSVTLTAAGLAFLPEARRILDLAEGALLTVRRVPTGDLGTVVVGFTGASAHAVLPQLLDAARDKLPDVKLVLREMVSSVQMESLAVGDLDLGLARPPLKRPGIASRPVLHESLIAAMPHDHPLAEKAELTVEDFDEQPIIMYSPVDARYFHELLISTFTIVGVTPRYVQYVTQVHTMLVLVRSGIGLALVPESASTMRPKGVVFRPVRTVKERPVELDAAWRVDNDNPALHRFMTDVLPTREWS from the coding sequence ATGTTCTCGCTCAACAGGCTGTCCTGCTTCATCGCTGTCGCCGAGGAGTTGCACTTCGGCCGGGCTGCCGAGCGGCTGCACATGACACAACCGCCGCTGAGCAGGCAGATTCAACAACTCGAGAGCGAAGTGGGAGTGCAGCTCATCGACCGCACGAGCCGGTCGGTCACCCTGACCGCCGCGGGCCTGGCGTTCCTTCCCGAGGCTCGACGCATCCTCGACCTCGCCGAGGGCGCATTGCTGACGGTGCGACGTGTGCCCACCGGAGACTTGGGGACCGTGGTCGTCGGATTCACCGGCGCATCGGCGCACGCGGTGCTGCCGCAGTTGCTCGACGCCGCACGCGACAAACTTCCCGACGTGAAACTTGTTCTGCGCGAGATGGTCTCGTCGGTGCAGATGGAATCCTTGGCCGTCGGCGATCTGGATCTCGGATTGGCCAGGCCACCACTCAAGCGGCCGGGTATCGCATCGCGGCCGGTGCTGCACGAGTCGTTGATCGCCGCCATGCCCCACGACCACCCTCTTGCCGAGAAGGCCGAACTGACGGTGGAGGACTTCGACGAGCAGCCGATCATCATGTACTCACCCGTCGATGCGCGGTACTTCCACGAACTGCTGATCAGCACGTTCACCATCGTCGGCGTCACCCCGCGCTACGTGCAGTACGTGACCCAGGTCCACACCATGCTGGTCCTCGTTCGCTCGGGCATCGGATTGGCACTGGTGCCGGAGTCCGCGTCGACCATGCGTCCGAAAGGTGTTGTGTTTCGGCCGGTTCGGACCGTCAAGGAACGGCCTGTCGAGCTCGACGCAGCCTGGCGGGTGGACAACGACAACCCGGCGCTGCACCGTTTCATGACCGATGTACTGCCGACGCGTGAGTGGTCGTGA
- a CDS encoding lipase family protein: MGKYAKFGRRYAAVVAAVSLVVSGGQWSAAADPLGDFQNPPRTAESIAATPLDDPWVVPPPGYETAAPGTVLRTRSVTVGPLVTPVTTTQLLVASTDAKDRPAAIVTSVIVPTAPWTSPGPRPVVAYNMAIDSLGATCEPSWTMQRGIAPELAPVQLLLARGYAVVVTDHQGPRHAYAVGPMAAHAVLDGLRGAVTTAAIGLDPTAPLGITGYSGGAIASGWAVQEAPAYAPELNIVGAAFGGTPTDFALLRQSMNGNAASAVFLAAAMGVAREYPEMLSLYNDDGWRLAQASKDLCIVGIAPFGIVAPIRIESLSITPDAFNSPLALAIADRNRLGDGGTPTAPVFIYHGQQEFWIPKEGPEAVFDKWCSRGADVRLEEYLGEHSIVAGTGAPAAFAWLDDRLAGIPVRPGCSSFGR, encoded by the coding sequence ATGGGGAAGTACGCGAAGTTCGGCCGTCGGTATGCGGCGGTGGTGGCTGCGGTGTCACTGGTGGTGTCGGGCGGGCAATGGTCGGCGGCTGCCGATCCACTCGGCGATTTCCAGAATCCACCGCGCACCGCCGAATCGATCGCCGCGACACCGCTCGACGATCCGTGGGTCGTGCCGCCGCCCGGATACGAAACAGCCGCTCCCGGAACAGTTCTACGGACCCGTAGCGTCACCGTCGGACCACTTGTCACCCCGGTCACCACCACCCAACTGCTGGTCGCCTCGACCGACGCGAAGGACCGCCCCGCTGCCATCGTCACCAGCGTCATCGTCCCGACCGCGCCCTGGACCTCGCCCGGTCCGCGCCCTGTTGTCGCCTACAACATGGCCATCGATTCGCTCGGTGCCACGTGCGAGCCATCGTGGACCATGCAACGCGGCATCGCTCCGGAATTGGCACCCGTGCAGCTGCTTCTGGCGCGGGGCTACGCCGTCGTCGTCACCGACCATCAGGGGCCGCGCCATGCGTACGCCGTCGGACCGATGGCGGCACATGCCGTACTCGACGGTCTGCGCGGAGCGGTCACGACCGCCGCGATCGGCCTCGATCCGACTGCGCCCCTGGGCATCACGGGCTATTCGGGCGGGGCGATCGCATCGGGCTGGGCCGTGCAGGAGGCTCCGGCCTACGCCCCCGAACTGAACATCGTCGGCGCAGCGTTCGGCGGAACGCCCACCGACTTCGCGCTGCTCCGTCAGTCCATGAACGGCAACGCCGCGTCGGCGGTGTTCCTCGCGGCAGCGATGGGCGTTGCGCGCGAATACCCCGAGATGCTCTCGCTCTACAACGACGACGGGTGGCGGCTCGCACAGGCGTCGAAGGACCTGTGCATCGTCGGGATCGCTCCGTTCGGAATCGTTGCTCCGATCCGTATCGAGTCACTGTCCATCACTCCCGATGCGTTCAATTCGCCGCTGGCGCTCGCGATTGCCGATCGGAATCGATTGGGAGACGGCGGAACTCCGACGGCACCGGTGTTCATATATCACGGACAGCAGGAGTTCTGGATTCCGAAGGAAGGTCCGGAGGCCGTGTTCGACAAGTGGTGTTCACGCGGAGCCGACGTCCGCCTCGAGGAATACCTGGGTGAACACAGCATCGTGGCCGGCACCGGAGCTCCCGCTGCGTTCGCGTGGTTGGACGACCGCCTGGCGGGAATTCCGGTTCGACCCGGATGCAGTAGCTTCGGCCGCTAG
- a CDS encoding universal stress protein codes for MTVVVGYSPTIEGKGALPFAFREALMRETDLLIVAENDSAGEADFAATVESAREEASALGVTTKIHDNEAGRSHADNLIDLSFDEQVQLVVIGIRRRSPVGKLFMGSISQRVLLEAHCPVTAVKPPVGLPR; via the coding sequence GTGACCGTCGTCGTCGGCTACTCGCCGACCATCGAAGGAAAAGGCGCACTGCCCTTCGCGTTTCGTGAGGCACTCATGCGCGAAACGGACTTGCTCATCGTGGCCGAGAACGACAGCGCAGGCGAGGCGGACTTCGCTGCCACCGTCGAATCGGCTCGCGAGGAGGCGTCGGCGCTCGGTGTCACGACGAAGATCCACGACAACGAAGCAGGCCGCTCGCATGCCGACAATCTGATCGACCTCTCGTTCGACGAGCAGGTTCAGCTCGTCGTCATCGGCATCCGGCGTCGATCACCCGTCGGAAAATTGTTCATGGGCAGCATCTCTCAGCGTGTACTGCTCGAGGCCCACTGCCCGGTGACGGCCGTCAAGCCGCCGGTGGGGTTGCCGCGCTGA
- a CDS encoding MerR family transcriptional regulator: MADDGTHMQIGQVAQRTELSIRTVRHYDDVGLVTPSARSAGGFRLYTETDVERLLVIRRMKPLDFTLAEMKQLLESLDILGDENAADDARSSAAAFVRECHTKAEDSCRTLRRQLAYAEELTEVLSTRGAAVRSE; the protein is encoded by the coding sequence ATGGCAGACGACGGCACACACATGCAGATCGGACAGGTGGCTCAACGCACCGAGCTGTCCATCCGCACGGTTCGTCATTACGACGACGTCGGCCTGGTCACCCCCTCTGCTCGCTCGGCCGGTGGTTTTCGGCTGTACACCGAGACCGACGTCGAGCGTCTGCTCGTCATCCGCCGGATGAAGCCGCTCGACTTCACCCTGGCCGAGATGAAACAGCTCCTGGAATCCCTCGACATCCTCGGAGACGAGAACGCGGCCGACGACGCGAGGTCGTCGGCCGCGGCCTTCGTTCGTGAATGTCATACCAAGGCCGAGGACAGCTGCCGCACGCTGCGGCGGCAGCTCGCCTACGCCGAGGAGCTGACCGAGGTGCTGTCGACTCGCGGAGCAGCAGTCCGGAGCGAGTAG
- a CDS encoding SulP family inorganic anion transporter, which yields MSRAAQVPATAVEDVSVLGALRSPRRLKTEVPAGLVVALALIPEAISFSIIAGVDPRVGLFASFTMAVTISIVGGRPAMISAATGAIALVVAPLAREYGLDYLIAAVILGGVLQIVLSVLGVAKLMRFIPRSVMVGFVNALAILIFTSQVPYLIGVPWLVYPMVAAGLLVMFFLPKLTSVVPAPLIAIVILTAVTLVFALAVPDVGDEGELPSSLPSFLIPDVPFTFDTLSIIAPFALAIALVGLLESLMTAKLVDDITDSHSDKTREGWGQGVANLVTGFTGGMGGCAMIGQTMINVKVSGARTRISTFLAGTFLLILVVGLGDIVALIPMAALVAVMIMVSVGTFDWHSIHPKTLRRMPKSETLVMVVTVAVTVVTHNLAYGVVVGVVTAMVLFARRVAHLTEVVDVAHPDEDTRVYAVKGELFFASSNDLIYQFDYVGDPKNVVIDMSESHIWDASTVATLDAITTKYAAKGKTVKIVGMNAPSVERHDRLSGNLGGEH from the coding sequence GTGTCTCGAGCTGCCCAGGTGCCTGCCACCGCTGTCGAAGACGTCTCGGTGCTGGGTGCGTTGCGCTCACCGAGGCGACTGAAAACCGAGGTTCCCGCTGGGCTGGTGGTGGCGCTGGCGTTGATCCCGGAAGCCATTTCGTTCTCGATCATCGCCGGTGTCGATCCGCGCGTCGGGCTGTTCGCGTCGTTCACGATGGCCGTCACCATCTCCATCGTCGGTGGCCGACCGGCGATGATCTCTGCGGCCACCGGTGCGATCGCCCTGGTTGTCGCTCCGTTGGCCCGTGAATACGGCCTCGACTACCTCATCGCCGCGGTGATTCTCGGCGGCGTCCTGCAGATCGTGTTGAGCGTCCTCGGTGTCGCCAAACTCATGCGGTTCATCCCGCGCAGCGTCATGGTCGGATTCGTCAACGCGCTGGCGATCCTGATCTTCACCTCGCAGGTGCCGTACCTGATCGGGGTGCCGTGGTTGGTGTACCCGATGGTCGCGGCCGGACTGCTCGTCATGTTCTTCCTACCGAAGCTCACCTCCGTCGTGCCTGCACCTCTGATCGCGATCGTGATACTCACCGCTGTCACTCTCGTCTTCGCGCTGGCCGTCCCGGACGTGGGCGACGAGGGCGAGCTGCCGTCCTCGCTGCCGTCGTTCCTGATACCGGACGTGCCCTTCACGTTCGACACGCTGTCGATCATCGCGCCGTTCGCGCTCGCGATCGCTTTGGTCGGTCTGCTCGAATCACTGATGACGGCCAAGCTCGTCGACGACATCACCGATTCGCACTCCGACAAGACTCGTGAGGGATGGGGTCAGGGTGTGGCGAATCTGGTCACCGGGTTCACCGGCGGTATGGGCGGCTGCGCGATGATCGGCCAGACCATGATCAACGTCAAGGTCTCCGGTGCTCGAACCCGTATCTCGACATTCCTCGCCGGCACCTTCCTGCTGATCCTGGTGGTCGGGCTCGGTGACATCGTCGCGCTCATTCCGATGGCCGCGCTGGTCGCCGTGATGATCATGGTGTCGGTCGGCACCTTCGACTGGCACAGCATTCACCCGAAGACGTTGCGGCGCATGCCCAAGAGCGAAACTCTCGTCATGGTTGTCACGGTCGCTGTCACCGTGGTCACCCACAACCTGGCCTACGGCGTCGTCGTCGGTGTCGTCACCGCGATGGTGCTGTTCGCCAGGAGGGTTGCGCACCTGACCGAGGTGGTCGATGTGGCTCATCCGGACGAGGACACGCGCGTCTACGCGGTGAAGGGCGAGCTGTTCTTCGCGTCGAGCAACGATCTGATCTATCAGTTCGACTACGTCGGAGATCCGAAGAACGTCGTCATCGACATGTCCGAGTCGCACATCTGGGACGCCTCGACCGTGGCGACTCTCGACGCCATCACCACCAAGTACGCGGCGAAGGGCAAGACGGTGAAGATCGTCGGTATGAACGCGCCGTCGGTCGAGCGGCACGATCGTCTCAGTGGAAACCTGGGCGGCGAGCACTGA